The genomic interval GAGCTGAAATAATTTTCCCGAACAAACGTTCAGCAAGATCACTAACTTTAATTGCACCCATGAGCGGATCACGAGGGATAATACCCAGAACCTTCACACCCTGTTTCTCAAGGAAAGGCACAAGCAGAGACTTAAGCTCATCCATATAATGTTCAGGAACATCGTTAAAAACTACACCAAGAAAGTCATCTCCAAGCTCCTGCTGAACACGAAGGACATAGTCATATTTAAATTCTTTAGAATATCTATCCACAAGGATAGTCTTAGCCCCAAGAGCACTAGCAACAGCAGGTCCACTCACACCGCAGTAAGTTCCGGAGCTCAGAAAGCTACCAGAACCTCCGATGATCATTACGTCTTTATCCTGACTAAGTTCTTCATACGCTTCTACTATAGAAGGTTTAAGGTCACCCAGATCTTCAGTAAAAGCCTTTATGGTGAAATCTCTGGTAACGAGAACGGGAGTAACTTTTGCAGGGTCCTGTTCCAACCCAAGCACCTCTTGAATAAAGGCGGCATCGGCATCTCCGGGTCTATTCCCGTCCATATGCGGAACAGCACCGACAGGTTTCATATACCCGACATTAAGCCCGCTGTTGCGG from Maridesulfovibrio frigidus DSM 17176 carries:
- a CDS encoding phosphotransacetylase family protein, whose amino-acid sequence is MVGIYIGSTTGYSGKNLLAMSLGLKFRNSGLNVGYMKPVGAVPHMDGNRPGDADAAFIQEVLGLEQDPAKVTPVLVTRDFTIKAFTEDLGDLKPSIVEAYEELSQDKDVMIIGGSGSFLSSGTYCGVSGPAVASALGAKTILVDRYSKEFKYDYVLRVQQELGDDFLGVVFNDVPEHYMDELKSLLVPFLEKQGVKVLGIIPRDPLMGAIKVSDLAERLFGKIISAHTKADRVVENFLIGTMQVENFITHFRRHKNSAVIVGGDRADVQLVALEGNCPCLILTGNLYPNDIILTRSEVMEIPVIVVRDDTYSVAKKMEAIQESYKLRDMIKINHGARLVNSELDYDYICEELDL